The sequence below is a genomic window from Nakamurella deserti.
GTGTTGGATGCCGGTGCGGCGGGTGTCATCGTGCCGATGGTCGACACTCCACAGCAAGCCGCCCGGATCGCCGCCGCGTGCCGGTACCCGCCGGCGGGAGTCCGCAGCTGGGGGCCGACGACAGCCCTGTACGGCCGGTCCACGCCGGCGGCGGACGCCGCCAACAGTCGGGTCCTCTGCGCGGTGATGGTGGAGACCCGCTCGGCTGTCGCCGATGTCACCGCGATCGCCGCTACCCCGGGGGTCGACATGGTGTTCGTCGGTCCGTTCGACCTGGCCCTGTCGCTGGGGGTCGGGCTCGACGACCTGCTGGCCGATGACGCGGACGACTCACCGCTGCCGTCGGTGGTGCGGGCCTGCCGGGCCGCCGGCATCCGGGCCGGCGCCTTCGCCGGTGCGGTCGACCGCGGCGGCCGGTTGGCCGGCCTCGGATTCACCGACGTCGCCGTGCTCACCGATGCCGGCTTGCTGGCCAGCTCCGCCGAGGCGGAGCTGGCCCGGTGGCGCGGGGGCCCGACCGCTCCCCGTCGCGCGGCCTACTGAATTCCCGGCCGGGCGGGCGTACTGGCCCGCTGATGGCCTGTCCGTGCGAGCCGGCCGTCGGGAGACGGCTCGGTGCTCGCCGTGCGTCCCGTCGCCCCGGAGCGCAGGCGGTCTCGACCGACGTGTCACGGCCGGGACCGTCACGGTCGTCGCGCATGGGGCGCGTCATGGGCGGCGGCGCGCAGGACACGACACTCGGCTGCGGGATCGCCGTGTTCCCAATCGGTGTCGATGATGATCTCGTCCACTCCGGCGGTCCCGAGCTCACCCAGGCGGTCGGCGATGTCGACGGTCCGGCCGACCGAGGACACCAGACGCAACGCGACGCGGACCGCGGCGGGATCCCGGCCGGCCGCCTCCGCGGCACGCCGAACGGTGGCGATCTCGCGGGCCAGTGCCACCGGGTCGAGCTCGGGTACCGCTTGCTGGGCCAGCCAGCCGTCGCCCAGCCGTCCCGCGCGTTTCAACGCCGCCGGTGAATGACCGCCGACGAGGAGTGGGATCGGCCGGGGTGGCGGCAGCATCAGCAGATCCTCGGCCAGCGTGTACTGCCCGCCGTCGTGAGCGGCGGGGCGCCCGGTCCAGCACTGCCGCAGCAGACCGATCCACTCCACCATGCGCGGACCCCGGGTGTCGAACGGCATGTCCAGCGCGTCGAACTCCTCCCGGAGCCACCCTGCCCCCACGCCCAGCGCGAGCCGCCCCGGGGCCAGCGCGTCGATGCTCGCCGCCTGCTTGGCCAGCAGCACCGGATTGCGCTGCGGCAGCACCAGGGCGGCGGTACCGAGCCGGACCCGACGGGTGACCGCGGCGGCTGCGGCCAGCGCGACGAGTGCTTCGACGTAGGGGGTGTCGGTCGGCCAGGTGGCCCGACCGTCCGGGACGAACGGGTAGAACGACGTGATCCGCGTGGGGAAGACGACGTGGTCGGCCACCCAGAGCGAGTCGAACCCGGCCGCCTCGAGGTCGACCGCCAGCGCGGCGATGCCGCGGTCGATGGCCGTCGTACCGGTGTGGGGCAGCTTCGCACCCAGGGCGATGGTCATCCGGCGGCCAGCCAGCCGCCGTCGACCGGCAGATACGCCCCGGTGATGTAGGACGCCCGCTCGGACGCGAGGAACGCCACCGCGTCGGCCATCTCCTCCGGTCGGCCGGGCCGGCCGAGCGGGATACGGCGCATCATCGCGGCCCGCCGGTCCGGATCGCCCAGAGTGCCCGCCGACATGGGCGTGTCGGTGACACCGGGGCCGACGACGTTGACCGTCACCCCGAAGCGAGCCCAGTCCACCGCCAGCGATCTGCCCAGCATGAGCACCGATCCTTTGGAGGCCGCGTAGGCGGCCTGACCCGGCAGGGCGATCATCGCGTTCACCGAGCCGATCAGGACGATGCGGCCGCCGTCGCCCTGTTCGACGAACCGGCGGCAGGCTGCGGCCGCGACGTCGAACGTGCCGAGCACGTTGACCTCGAGCACCTCCCGCACCGTGTCGGTTCCGAGCTCGGCCGCCGGCCCGACGCGCTCGATACCGGCACAGGTCACCAGCGTGTCCAGTCGACCGAACCGTTCGACGGTCCGGTCCACCGCCTGCTGTCCGGCTCCCGCCACCGTGACGTCCATCAGCAGGGCCATCCCACCGACACCTGCCGCCACTTTCTCCGCGGACGCCAGATCCCGGTCCGCGCAGACCACCTCGTCGCCGCGGTCCGCCAGTCGACGGGCCACCGCCGCGCCGATCCCGGAACCCGCGCCGGTCACCAGACTGATCATGTCAACCACCCTCCGTCCACCACCAGCACATGTCCCACCACGTACGACGCGTCCGCTGAGCTCAGGAAGGCCACCGCGTGCGCGACCTCGTCGGTGGTGCCCAAACGGCCCGCCGGGATCCGGGAGCCGGACAGGGCCGCGGTGCCGGCCTCGCCGAGCAGCCCGCGCATCAGCGGGGTGTCCATCGTCCCCGGGGCGACGCCGTTCACCCGCACGCCCGTCGGCGCCAGCTCACGGGCGGCGGCGGCGGTCATCATCCGCAGCGCCGCCTTGGAGGTGTCGTAGGCGACCATCGGCGAGCTGGACGCGGTGAACGACGACGTGGAACAGATGTTGACGATGCTGCCGCTCCCCCGGGGGACCATCCGCCGTGCGGCCGCCCGCAGTACCACGTAGGCGCCCCGCACGTTGACCGCGAAGATCCGGTCGACCTCCTCGATGCCGGTCGTGAGCAAGGGGGTCGTGGCCGCGATCCCGGCGTTGTTGACGACGGTGCCGAGCGGACGGCGAGCGTCGACCTCCGCGATGGCCGCCTCCACCGCGGCGGTGTCGACGACGTCGAGGACGAGCGGCTCCGCCGAACCGCCGCCACCCACGATGTCGTCCGCGGTGGCCGCGGCTGCAGGCGCGTCGCGGTCGGCGACGACGACGTGGTCCCCGCGCTCTGCCAGCCGACGGCAGATCGCGCGCCCGAGTCCGCTGCCACCCCCCGTCACCAGTGCAGCGTGAGGATATCCGTCGGTTTCCATATGAAAATGGAACACGATGAATACTGCGCGGATGTTAAGCCGATGACACATCCGGTCGCTCATCTGAAACACGGCCGACCTACCGTCGAGCTGTCCGGCCACACGGGGCCGGCGCTCGGGACGAAGAGGAGCTGTCGATGGAGTTCGGCGCCGGTCTGTTCTGTCTGCAGTCCACCGCGATGGCCCCCCGCCATCCGACGCTCCCCTACCGCGAACTGATGACGGACGCACGCCTGCTGGAGGAGCTGGGCTACCGCAGCATGTGGCTCTCGGAGCACCACTTCTTCTACGACGGTTACTGTCCGGCGTTGCTGCCGGTGGCGTCGGCGGCGTTGTCGGTGACGAATCGTCTGCGGGTCGGTACCGGGATGATGCTGCTGCCGTTGCAGGACGCGGAACGGGTCGCCGGTACGGCCGCCGACATCGCGTCCCGGTCCGGTGGCCGGCTCGACGTCGGCGTGGGCCTGGGCTACCGCGACGTCGAGTTCGACGGCAAGGGCGTGCCGCCTGCGCAACGCGTCGCCCGGCACTCGGCGGGAGTGGCCGCGCTGCAGCGCATCGCGGTACCCGCCGGCGCGGCGATCTGGGCGGGTTCAGCGACGCCGAAGGGCGTGGCACGGGCCGGTGCGCGAGGACACGGGGTGCTGCTGTCGGGAGCGAACCCGGTGTCGCTGGTGCGCGAGCTGGCCTCGGCCCACCGGCAGGGCTGGGAGGACGCCGGCCGACCCGGCGGCGTCCGGCCGAAGGTCGCCGCACTCCGCAACGTCTGGCTCACCGACGATCCGACCGAACGCGCCGCCGCACTCGACTGGCAGCGCGCCAGTTACGTGCTCTACGCGGGGCTGGGCTGGAGCGTCGCACAGCAGGGATCCACCCAGGCGATGGATTTCCGCGTGGATGCCGACGCGGCCGTTGCCCAGGCCGTGGCGACCACCATCGTCGGTCCGCCCGGCGCCGTCATCGAGGGCCTGCAGGAGGTCGCGGAAGCAGGCGTCGACGACGTCGTCTTCCGCGTCATCATCGAGGGCGCACCCTCGGCCGCGATCCGCCGGGTGCTCACCCGGCTCGCGGACGAGGTCATCCCGGCTCTGGACACGGTGGTGGCGGCATGAGGATCGGGACGTGGTTGACCGGTGACCGGGCGGACGACCCGGCCTGGGTGACCGCCGCCGAGCGGTCGGGGGCTTTCGGGGTGCTGGCCGACCCGGCCGGTCCGGACGGCGCCCGGATCGCCCGGGCGGCCGAGATCGCCGCCCGTACGGTCGATCCGCGGGTCGTCGTGCGGGTCGTACTCGGTGTCGAGCATCCGGTGACGTTGGCCGAGGAGGTCGCGGTGCTGGATCACCTGTCCGCCGGCCGGGTGGTGTGCGTGGTCGACACCGGAGCGCTGGACGCGTCGGCGGCCCTGGAGGATCTGACCCTGCTGCGGCTGAGCTGGTCGGCCCGGTTCTTCCGGCACGACGGGGCGCGTTGGACGGTGCCGAGCGGATTGCTCGGCGACGGGTTGCCGACGACCGTCTCGGTGACGCCGAAGCCCGCCCAGCTCGACATCCCGGTGTGGCTGGACGGTGCCGTCGCCGCCCCACTCGCCGTGTCGACCGGCCTACCGGCAGTGGCCCACGTCCTCGGCGACGTGGACCCAGCGGCTCAG
It includes:
- a CDS encoding HpcH/HpaI aldolase family protein — its product is MTLHGAHTGPSGEGGARIGAWSGLAGGGTAEILARSGPDWLVLDAQHGAYEGAAVAATLHDLAGIPVPVWVRLPDDSAAGIGRVLDAGAAGVIVPMVDTPQQAARIAAACRYPPAGVRSWGPTTALYGRSTPAADAANSRVLCAVMVETRSAVADVTAIAATPGVDMVFVGPFDLALSLGVGLDDLLADDADDSPLPSVVRACRAAGIRAGAFAGAVDRGGRLAGLGFTDVAVLTDAGLLASSAEAELARWRGGPTAPRRAAY
- a CDS encoding TIGR03619 family F420-dependent LLM class oxidoreductase, whose protein sequence is MTIALGAKLPHTGTTAIDRGIAALAVDLEAAGFDSLWVADHVVFPTRITSFYPFVPDGRATWPTDTPYVEALVALAAAAAVTRRVRLGTAALVLPQRNPVLLAKQAASIDALAPGRLALGVGAGWLREEFDALDMPFDTRGPRMVEWIGLLRQCWTGRPAAHDGGQYTLAEDLLMLPPPRPIPLLVGGHSPAALKRAGRLGDGWLAQQAVPELDPVALAREIATVRRAAEAAGRDPAAVRVALRLVSSVGRTVDIADRLGELGTAGVDEIIIDTDWEHGDPAAECRVLRAAAHDAPHARRP
- a CDS encoding SDR family NAD(P)-dependent oxidoreductase: MISLVTGAGSGIGAAVARRLADRGDEVVCADRDLASAEKVAAGVGGMALLMDVTVAGAGQQAVDRTVERFGRLDTLVTCAGIERVGPAAELGTDTVREVLEVNVLGTFDVAAAACRRFVEQGDGGRIVLIGSVNAMIALPGQAAYAASKGSVLMLGRSLAVDWARFGVTVNVVGPGVTDTPMSAGTLGDPDRRAAMMRRIPLGRPGRPEEMADAVAFLASERASYITGAYLPVDGGWLAAG
- a CDS encoding SDR family NAD(P)-dependent oxidoreductase, coding for MTGGGSGLGRAICRRLAERGDHVVVADRDAPAAAATADDIVGGGGSAEPLVLDVVDTAAVEAAIAEVDARRPLGTVVNNAGIAATTPLLTTGIEEVDRIFAVNVRGAYVVLRAAARRMVPRGSGSIVNICSTSSFTASSSPMVAYDTSKAALRMMTAAAARELAPTGVRVNGVAPGTMDTPLMRGLLGEAGTAALSGSRIPAGRLGTTDEVAHAVAFLSSADASYVVGHVLVVDGGWLT
- a CDS encoding LLM class flavin-dependent oxidoreductase, which codes for MEFGAGLFCLQSTAMAPRHPTLPYRELMTDARLLEELGYRSMWLSEHHFFYDGYCPALLPVASAALSVTNRLRVGTGMMLLPLQDAERVAGTAADIASRSGGRLDVGVGLGYRDVEFDGKGVPPAQRVARHSAGVAALQRIAVPAGAAIWAGSATPKGVARAGARGHGVLLSGANPVSLVRELASAHRQGWEDAGRPGGVRPKVAALRNVWLTDDPTERAAALDWQRASYVLYAGLGWSVAQQGSTQAMDFRVDADAAVAQAVATTIVGPPGAVIEGLQEVAEAGVDDVVFRVIIEGAPSAAIRRVLTRLADEVIPALDTVVAA
- a CDS encoding LLM class flavin-dependent oxidoreductase, with the translated sequence MRIGTWLTGDRADDPAWVTAAERSGAFGVLADPAGPDGARIARAAEIAARTVDPRVVVRVVLGVEHPVTLAEEVAVLDHLSAGRVVCVVDTGALDASAALEDLTLLRLSWSARFFRHDGARWTVPSGLLGDGLPTTVSVTPKPAQLDIPVWLDGAVAAPLAVSTGLPAVAHVLGDVDPAAQVQPAAATLSGDLEADRRLVGAWAAAAATHLLVAPAAAAAPDSLPDVVARYLQPEVGMPSFPRIMAESAPPHTWTPPV